Genomic window (Erythrolamprus reginae isolate rEryReg1 chromosome 3, rEryReg1.hap1, whole genome shotgun sequence):
tctttctttctttctttctctctttctcttaccttttctctttctctaactctcctttctgtctctctctctctttctgtctctctctctctttccttctttctttctttctctttctctttctcttaccttttctctttctctaactctcctttctctctctctctttctgtctctctctctctctttccttccttctttctttctttttctttctttctctttccttttctctttctctaactctcctttctctctctctctctctttcttccctccctcccccctcaccATTTTGCACTTGGAGCCCCTCCCATTTCTCTCCGGGCCCAAAGCCAAGGCTGGCAGgaagccccccacccctccaaaaagGGATTTGTCCTCCGCCTggcatgggggggggaggcttgatTGGCAGCTGCCATCAAAGGGAAACCCTTTGAGGGCTTTGTAAGGAGCAGCCTCCAATGCAGCCCTGCCAATCCACACGGGAGAGGCCTCAAGCCCTTGTCTGGCCCGGAAGGGGTCCCTGGGAGAGGAACGCCCCCACCCCACAGGGAGGGTGTCAGGGGGAGGgcatctccctcctcccccccacctctgcccccaggtGTAGCTGCCACCTCCCTGCCCCACCTGGGCCCTTTCCAGCAACCGCTGGGCTGTGGCTTCTCCTCCCCTGGGCCTCCCAGATGTGGGGCTGCAGTGCAACACCTGGCCAGGCTGCAAAGGGAACAGCAGCTGGGGGCTCCCCCAGAAGCTTTTGGGCTGGTGGGCCCAcaatgcccccccacccccccagaacTGCTTCCTCACCCCAGGCTCCTCCtaatagcaatagcctttagacttgtataccgcttcccactgcttttccagccctgtctaagcggttgacagagagtcggcctcttgcccccaacaatctgggtcctcatttgacccacctgggaaggatggagggctgagttcaccttgagccggtggtgagatttgaaccgctgaactacagctggcagttagctgaaggagcctgcagggctgccctccAACCACTGCGCCAGCCCAGCTAATTATTGTAAATTATCGTCCGCCCTTGatccatttagtgaccgtttggagTAACAACAACACCGAATAATTTGAAATAATTCCTATCTTTGGAATTAGGAACCGCAGGCTGGATCATAACCAAGATTTATTCTCCAGAAGACCCTGGAGccaattattataattttttcctTGAGAAGATCCATGGTTTGCAGAGCTCGGCCAGCCCTGGCGTCCTCCTTGCGCCACCTGCTTCTGCTCAGCAGACCTGTGGGGAGGGGGACTTCTGCTTCCAGCCCGGGCTCTCCATGTGCCAGCTGCTGCCCCCTGCCTATCGTCCCCAACACTGGTCAGCCCCTGCCCCACCCAGGAGTGCCTGTGGCTGCCTCTCCCACTGGCCGAACCCTGTGGTGCGCTGCCACCCATCGAAGCTGAGAGGGCGGGTAAGCACGGACATTGGGGCCGGGGCTCGATGCACTGCGGGCCCCCTCTGCCCCttgcaaaggaccagcccattcCTGCTGGCGCCGAGGCACAAGACTCTCCTGCGCACACCTGGCCAATGTGCTaaggtgtctctctctctccttcgcaTCGGCGCTAGCTCCGTCTTCGCAGCCTGTCCAGAAAACTGGGTTGCTTTCGCACcgtctccccttccttcctgcgCCGGGGGGGCTCCTCCGCTTTCTTCTTCTCCTGCGAGGCTGGCGCCTTCGGGGGGCCACTGGCTGGGGCTCCCCGCTTGGGCTCCCCGTGGCTCGCGGGCACCCGGCGTTTCCTCTCTGGGTCCTGCTGCAGAGCGGCCTGCAGTGCCTTCTCCCTCTCGGCGATCTTGGCTTCCCGCAGGGACCGGCGCTCGAAGGCCTCCACGATGCGAGGCACCCGGTTCTCGGCCTGCAGGCGGGCGGCCACTTGCTCCGCCGACAAGTCTGGCCCTTCCTTGCCGGACACCAGCTGGCCGTGAGGCCTCTGCCGTTCGCAGAAGAGGCAGGAGCAGGTGGCCGGAGAGGTGCTGGCGTCGTCGAAGGGCAGGAGGTGAGCGGCCGGCtgcagtggaggggggggggagaggaggagaggttgAAGGATGCTTGTCTGGGGTTTGTCAATCCTGGGGGAGAAGCGGGGGGGTCTTTGCGATACCCTCACGCCCCCCCCCAAGGATGGCATCTCGGGGTGTCTCTTAATTCGGGGTCAGAAACATTATCTCGGCACCTGAACCCGACTCCCAGACCCTGCATGGAAGCCAATTCTTTCTGACACTCGCTGGCAACCtcctacaggtggtcctcgacttacaaccacaacagtTTTCTCTTGGTAaatgacacagttgttaaattctttgtgtgtccaatcacaattggccaataaagaattctgttcggTTCTATTCTGTgtatcctctcctcttctctgtattttctactctactctactctactgtctggcgaggggggcgtttgcccaggttacggccctatctggaccgggagtcattgctctcagtcgctcatgccctcatcacctcgaagttcaactactacaacactctctacatggggctgcctttgaagagtatttggaaactccagattgtgcagaatgcagctgcgagagctattgtggggctccctagatctgcccacatcttgtcaacactccgtggcctgcattggttgccaattagtttctggtcacaattcacagtgttggtaatgacctataaagccctacatggcattggaccagaatgcctctggaactgtcttctgccacacgaatcccagcgaatgataaggtcccacagagttggtcttccccgggtcctgttgactaagcaatgtcgtctggcgggccccagaggaagagccttctctgtggtggccccagcccgctgcaataaactccccccagagatcagaactaccTCTACCCTCCTAGCCATTTGTaagctactgaagacccacctctatcatcaggcttggggaaattgagatactcttgggcttatattgtttatgtatggtatgattgtgttgcgtGGTTTTAATAActggtttttagatgtcttttaaatatattaaatttgttacattgctgttattgttgtgagccactccaagtctccggagaggggcggcatacaaatctaacaaattattattattattattattattattattattattattattattttattttctattccaattctaattccattccattccttattctgTCCTATCCTTTGCTATCCTGTGTGAGCTTTGCCCCATCCTACAACCTTCCTGCcctcaattgttaagtgaatcactgcagtggttcgGTTAGTGACCCGATTGGTAAGTGCCTCTGCAGCCAAGAACGCCCCTTTACCCAGAGGGCAGCCCACCTCCAGGAGGGAAAGCCCCCCCCATCACTAAGGAGTCACTTCCATACTAAACAGTGCCGTCACATGGTCaacccctgctccccccccattTTCTCCGAAGTGACCGTACCCTCACCGGATGCTTGGGATGTTCTCCGTGGCGGCTTTTCCTTGGGCGTCTGGCCTCAGCAGGGACCCCCCGATTCTGGTGATCTCCGGCGACCTCCGGGGTCCGTGTCTCTCCTTGCCTCTGTGCCGCACAACCATAGAGGGGCCGTTGCCCCTGAGTCCCCGGTCTTGCCcggttggcagttctgtgcttcTCCTGCGAGCGATGGGGGGCCGGTTGGCTGTCCAGGGGGGTTTGTTCCAGCCACCGCTGCACCTTGGCAATTCGGTCAGGGACCTGTGGCTGGCCGTGCGGCTGCGTCCTGTCCTTTTGGGGGGAAAGGCTGGTGCTggtgcccccctcctcctcctgcagtgGGGCCCAAACGCCGCCCTTGCCCGCCGGCTTGTCCTGGTTAAACGCCTGGCATGCTCGGCAACGCTGGATGTGGCTTATACGGCACTGCGGCAGGATCCTGGCCGAGCTGCTGGCACTGGTGGAGAGCCGGCTACCCTCCTGTGGGTGGGAGAGACCGTCCGAAGCCTGGCCTTTGCCCGCCGCCCTGTGCTCGGGGCATCTTTGCCAGCGTTTGCACCTGGGGCCATAATTGTCACCAAAACTATCGGCCTGCTCCGTCGGCAAGTTTCCGTGGACTGCCCGTCTGGGCTTCTGCCCACCAACTCTTTGCTGGTGGGTGGCGGGTCCATTCTGGGAAGCTCTCCAGGCCGGGCCGGAACTGGGGGGCTCTTCCTGGGCGCCCTCCGTGTCCGAGAGTCTGGCACTATCGCTAGCCCAAGCTTTGAGCTTCTCCGAGAAGAAGGTGTCCAGCTTTTCGGCAGCGTTGCGGTGGAAGAGGGACGACCTCTCGATGCCCAGGCTGGGCGAGGAATGGACGTGAGGgcagcgggtgggtgggtggccttCTGCCACCTTCTCCTGCTTCCCACCTGGATCACGGTAAACCAGGCGGTGGCTGCGGAGATCGGCACCGGTGTTAGCAGGGCTGGAGTTCCCAAGGCTGAGGTCTCGGATGGACCTGGAGAGATCTAAAAAGCAAGCCAAGCAGAGAGCAGATGTCATTGCGTGAGGGGGCTGTTGGACGTGCAGGGTTCCCCCCCAGATGTGTGGGGCTGCTGTTCCAGATGGGAATGCCGGCCTTCAAAGGGGCCAGTTTGGCTAAGGCCCCGTTGGCTAAGAGCTAGGGTagtacaatggttagagtgcagcgctgcaggctacttcagataaactgctggctgtagttcagcagttcaaatctcaccaccggctccaggttgactcatccttctgtccttcccaggtgggtcaaatgttgacccagattgttgggggcaagaggctgagtctctgtaaactgcttaaagagggctggaaaagctctaggaagcagtagataagtctaaatgctattggaataaataaataaacaaacaaacaaacaaagagagagagataaagaaaagataggaaagaaggaagcaagaaaggaaagaaggaaggaaaaagagagatatagacagaaggagaagaaggaaggaaaaaacagaaagagagaaaggaaaagagagaaacaaagagacagaaaagggaaagaaggaaggaaggaaggaaggaaggaaggaaggaaggaaggaagaaggaaggaaggaaggaaggaagggagcccagatggcgcagtggttagagtgcagcactgccggCTCCTTTGggtaactgccagctgtagttcagcagttcaaatctccccaccggctccaggtggactcagccttccctcctttccaggtgggtcaaattaggacccagattgttgggggcaagaggctgattccctGTcaacccttagagagggctggaaaagcacagtGAAGTGGGATATAAGTCGAAATGCTATTGCTTCCAGCTGGGATTTGCCTTATTTATTGATCcagaatgtttgtatggctgctcTACTCAATCatggtgacacacacacacacacacacaccacctctGGCCGCACAATCAAAGCAACCactggataaataaaataaaataaatcatacactgggacaaAAATAGTCCTAATAGGTCATTCTTAACTTATGACCACCATAGGAGCCACAATTTCCACCGCTAAGCAAGGcccttgttaaatgagtttttcttttatttttgcaaatcACTGTAGATAAAAGAGGAATTATCTGGAGTAGGAAGTAACCTGGTTAAAGTCTGAGACAAGTAGTGTAAGCCTAAGCAGGGGGATggcctagaagacctctaaggtcccttccaactctgttgttgttcttgttgttatcattatcattatcatcattattatatcaacaatgcaacacagcaaacgagatcactatgctggatttcgtatttcatccccagttgggcgcttcccaagcacctaggactgcatgatgtagcggcgaattatgtgtgctgaccccagtaaagcggccttttgcaattgacaggtggagattttgtcaattccgatggttttcaaatgtccgctgagatcctttggtactgagTCAAGTGTGCccaggaccactgggaccactttcactggcttatgccagagtcgttgcagctcaagtagtaataataataataataataataataataataataataataataataattataataataataataataataataataattataataattataattataataacaacaacattgttattgttttgttgttattattattgttattgttgttgttttattgttgttgttgttattattattattatagttccACCCTTAGTTATGCAGGGACAGAGGGAAGAAACCCATCCAGATTTGTTGGTCCTGACCTCCGTGACTTTGGAATCCTACCTCGAAGGGCTCATGTGCTTGCTTGGCCTCTAAGCCCAGCCTAGGAGGAGGGGGGGGCCAATGGCTGTGACCTCTCTGTCAAGACCCCCAAATTAAAGGCCAACAGATGCTTCAAAGCAACGGATGCTCCTGGCACAGAGATGATGCCCCCCACCTACCAGAAATGATGGACGAGGTCGAAATCTCGCGCTCCCTCCAAGGCCTGCTGTCCTCCTGGACGAAATCCGGGTCCGTTTcccactcttcctcttcctcgggGCCGTAGGGAAGATGCCCCCCTGGGGGGACGCCCAGATGGTGCCGCCCTCTCCTGAACGGGCCCGGGGACCGAGGGCAGCCCGAGTGGGCCATGTGGGATGCCCAGGGACGCCCCCAGCACCCACCAAAAGCTCCAAGGGTGGGGGGGCGACTCGGCCGCTGCCCTCCTCCCAGCCTGTCACTGACCACTGTGATGTCACTGCCGTGTCACGCTGGgttctcttctccctcttccacATGACAGCCTGGCATTCTTTGGGGCAGCCGTGTccaatggcaatagcacttagacttatataccgcttcgcaggGCTTTTCCAGCcccttctaagcagtttacagaatcggcacttttgccccccaaaatctggggcctcatttgacccacctgggaaggacagaaggctgagtccacctggagccgatggtgaaatttgaactgctgaactacagctagcagttagctgaagtagcctgcagggctgcactctaaccactgcaccaacctggctccctccctccctcctttctttctttctttctttccttctttctttctctctctctctctttttctttcattctttttttttttaattgaattgcaaagacagacaaaacatacattacatgtaacatttagtggagcaacaatcgctcctctcaaagtagaagtcatctttatatttataataagtaaaaaataaaaataaataaactaactttatcattatttataaaatacttggatatatcaattgtaagatagtaagtaaaaaacacatctaaaacattt
Coding sequences:
- the LOC139166050 gene encoding uncharacterized protein isoform X2 — translated: MTSALCLACFLDLSRSIRDLSLGNSSPANTGADLRSHRLVYRDPGGKQEKVAEGHPPTRCPHVHSSPSLGIERSSLFHRNAAEKLDTFFSEKLKAWASDSARLSDTEGAQEEPPSSGPAWRASQNGPATHQQRVGGQKPRRAVHGNLPTEQADSFGDNYGPRCKRWQRCPEHRAAGKGQASDGLSHPQEGSRLSTSASSSARILPQCRISHIQRCRACQAFNQDKPAGKGGVWAPLQEEEGGTSTSLSPQKDRTQPHGQPQVPDRIAKVQRWLEQTPLDSQPAPHRSQEKHRTANRARPGTQGQRPLYGCAAQRQGETRTPEVAGDHQNRGVPAEARRPRKSRHGEHPKHPPAAHLLPFDDASTSPATCSCLFCERQRPHGQLVSGKEGPDLSAEQVAARLQAENRVPRIVEAFERRSLREAKIAEREKALQAALQQDPERKRRVPASHGEPKRGAPASGPPKAPASQEKKKAEEPPRRRKEGETVRKQPSFLDRLRRRS
- the LOC139166050 gene encoding uncharacterized protein isoform X4, whose product is MVELDLSRSIRDLSLGNSSPANTGADLRSHRLVYRDPGGKQEKVAEGHPPTRCPHVHSSPSLGIERSSLFHRNAAEKLDTFFSEKLKAWASDSARLSDTEGAQEEPPSSGPAWRASQNGPATHQQRVGGQKPRRAVHGNLPTEQADSFGDNYGPRCKRWQRCPEHRAAGKGQASDGLSHPQEGSRLSTSASSSARILPQCRISHIQRCRACQAFNQDKPAGKGGVWAPLQEEEGGTSTSLSPQKDRTQPHGQPQVPDRIAKVQRWLEQTPLDSQPAPHRSQEKHRTANRARPGTQGQRPLYGCAAQRQGETRTPEVAGDHQNRGVPAEARRPRKSRHGEHPKHPPAAHLLPFDDASTSPATCSCLFCERQRPHGQLVSGKEGPDLSAEQVAARLQAENRVPRIVEAFERRSLREAKIAEREKALQAALQQDPERKRRVPASHGEPKRGAPASGPPKAPASQEKKKAEEPPRRRKEGETVRKQPSFLDRLRRRS
- the LOC139166050 gene encoding uncharacterized protein isoform X3; amino-acid sequence: MVELDLSRSIRDLSLGNSSPANTGADLRSHRLVYRDPGGKQEKVAEGHPPTRCPHVHSSPSLGIERSSLFHRNAAEKLDTFFSEKLKAWASDSARLSDTEGAQEEPPSSGPAWRASQNGPATHQQRVGGQKPRRAVHGNLPTEQADSFGDNYGPRCKRWQRCPEHRAAGKGQASDGLSHPQEGSRLSTSASSSARILPQCRISHIQRCRACQAFNQDKPAGKGGVWAPLQEEEGGTSTSLSPQKDRTQPHGQPQVPDRIAKVQRWLEQTPLDSQPAPHRSQEKHRTANRARPGTQGQRPLYGCAAQRQGETRTPEVAGDHQNRGVPAEARRPRKSRHGEHPKHPVRPAAHLLPFDDASTSPATCSCLFCERQRPHGQLVSGKEGPDLSAEQVAARLQAENRVPRIVEAFERRSLREAKIAEREKALQAALQQDPERKRRVPASHGEPKRGAPASGPPKAPASQEKKKAEEPPRRRKEGETVRKQPSFLDRLRRRS
- the LOC139166050 gene encoding uncharacterized protein isoform X1, whose product is MTSALCLACFLDLSRSIRDLSLGNSSPANTGADLRSHRLVYRDPGGKQEKVAEGHPPTRCPHVHSSPSLGIERSSLFHRNAAEKLDTFFSEKLKAWASDSARLSDTEGAQEEPPSSGPAWRASQNGPATHQQRVGGQKPRRAVHGNLPTEQADSFGDNYGPRCKRWQRCPEHRAAGKGQASDGLSHPQEGSRLSTSASSSARILPQCRISHIQRCRACQAFNQDKPAGKGGVWAPLQEEEGGTSTSLSPQKDRTQPHGQPQVPDRIAKVQRWLEQTPLDSQPAPHRSQEKHRTANRARPGTQGQRPLYGCAAQRQGETRTPEVAGDHQNRGVPAEARRPRKSRHGEHPKHPVRPAAHLLPFDDASTSPATCSCLFCERQRPHGQLVSGKEGPDLSAEQVAARLQAENRVPRIVEAFERRSLREAKIAEREKALQAALQQDPERKRRVPASHGEPKRGAPASGPPKAPASQEKKKAEEPPRRRKEGETVRKQPSFLDRLRRRS